A single genomic interval of Aegicerativicinus sediminis harbors:
- a CDS encoding metal ABC transporter ATP-binding protein, which yields MDAQQKLAVKVDDLTVAYNYKPVLWDIDLEIPEGVLMAIVGPNGAGKSTLIKAILGILKPIAGSISIYGKPYEKQRSLVAYVPQKGSVDWDFPTTALDVVMMGTYGKLGWIKRPGQSEKKAALEALEKVGMLPFKNRQISQLSGGQQQRIFLARALVQDASIYFMDEPFQGVDATTEIAIINILKALRKANKTVIVVHHDLQTVPEYFDWVTFLNVKKIATGPIKDIFNDDNLTKTYGINYKVSIQE from the coding sequence ATGGATGCTCAACAAAAACTAGCGGTTAAAGTTGACGACCTTACGGTTGCCTATAATTACAAACCTGTGTTGTGGGATATCGATTTAGAAATTCCGGAAGGGGTTCTTATGGCAATTGTCGGTCCAAATGGCGCGGGAAAATCAACCCTAATCAAAGCCATTCTCGGTATTTTGAAACCTATTGCTGGTAGCATTAGCATTTATGGAAAACCTTATGAGAAACAACGTTCCTTGGTGGCCTATGTGCCTCAAAAAGGAAGTGTTGATTGGGATTTCCCTACTACTGCTTTAGATGTAGTGATGATGGGCACTTATGGCAAATTAGGTTGGATTAAAAGACCTGGTCAATCTGAAAAGAAGGCCGCTTTAGAAGCTCTTGAAAAAGTTGGGATGTTGCCCTTCAAAAATCGTCAGATTAGCCAATTATCTGGCGGGCAACAACAACGTATTTTTCTTGCTCGGGCTTTAGTGCAAGATGCATCAATCTATTTTATGGACGAACCATTTCAAGGGGTTGATGCTACTACTGAAATTGCCATAATAAACATATTAAAAGCCTTAAGGAAGGCCAACAAAACAGTGATTGTGGTGCACCACGATTTACAAACAGTTCCAGAATATTTTGATTGGGTAACCTTTCTAAATGTAAAAAAGATTGCCACCGGGCCTATAAAGGACATTTTCAATGATGACAACCTTACAAAAACCTATGGCATCAATTATAAAGTAAGCATTCAAGAATAA
- a CDS encoding metal ABC transporter solute-binding protein, Zn/Mn family has translation MKKFSLYLLFVVISIAAFSCKSEKEETGKLKVATTTTMITDLIRNIAKDSVELEGLMGSGVDPHLYKASEGDVNKLGNADLIFYNGLHLEGKLVEVFEKMEDYGIHTVALSDALDPSTFIGSEAFQGNYDPHIWFDIDNWIAIGEYAKETLAEADPKHAGYYTQNWSVYREQLIELKSQLKQKIDELEPSQRILVTAHDAFNYFGKAFGFEVVGLQGLSTATEAGVKDVQNLSNFIIEKKVKAIFVESSVPKRTIEALQAAVKSKGNEVEIGGTLYSDALGDAGTKEGEYIGMFLHNVTTMVDALK, from the coding sequence ATGAAAAAGTTTAGTCTTTATTTATTATTCGTAGTAATTTCAATAGCAGCCTTTTCCTGTAAATCGGAAAAAGAAGAAACTGGAAAGCTAAAAGTAGCCACTACCACCACCATGATAACCGACCTCATCCGCAATATTGCCAAAGATTCGGTTGAATTGGAAGGATTAATGGGAAGCGGCGTAGACCCTCATTTATACAAAGCTTCCGAAGGTGATGTCAACAAATTAGGGAACGCTGATCTCATTTTTTATAACGGGTTGCACCTTGAGGGAAAATTGGTAGAAGTTTTTGAAAAAATGGAGGATTATGGCATACATACCGTTGCCCTGTCAGATGCGCTCGATCCTTCTACCTTCATTGGTTCGGAGGCCTTTCAAGGAAATTACGATCCTCATATTTGGTTCGATATAGATAATTGGATAGCTATCGGGGAATATGCCAAGGAAACCCTAGCAGAAGCTGATCCTAAACATGCCGGATACTACACACAAAATTGGTCTGTATACCGTGAACAGTTGATTGAACTTAAGTCTCAACTTAAACAAAAAATAGATGAACTTGAACCATCACAAAGAATTTTGGTTACGGCCCATGATGCATTTAATTATTTCGGTAAAGCTTTTGGTTTTGAGGTAGTCGGTTTACAGGGCTTGTCAACAGCTACGGAAGCTGGTGTAAAAGACGTTCAAAACCTTTCAAACTTCATTATCGAAAAAAAGGTAAAGGCAATTTTTGTAGAAAGTTCAGTGCCAAAACGTACAATTGAAGCACTGCAAGCTGCGGTTAAATCCAAAGGAAATGAAGTTGAAATTGGCGGAACACTCTATTCAGATGCGCTCGGAGATGCAGGAACCAAAGAAGGGGAATACATTGGTATGTTTTTACACAATGTCACCACCATGGTAGATGCCTTAAAATAA
- a CDS encoding transporter — MKKGLSFLITFISFLSMEAQKEELDPMITDRPDATESASTVKPGYIQIETGAYLTNFEKDGLEIDATTYNTTLVRIGILDNLEMRLGWDFTEEEYTYQGQKLENILSGFSPLLFGTKIGITKEKNGWPEIGLIGHLQLPFLAASDYRPETTGVDFRFAFAHSLSDKSSLSYNAGVEWGNDSPEANYVYTISYGYSITDTFGFYLELYGDLPEDSSANHLWDAGLTYLISNNVQLDATIGSGITEGQKLLLSAGVSFRLPK; from the coding sequence ATGAAAAAAGGTCTTAGTTTTCTTATTACGTTCATTTCATTTCTATCTATGGAAGCTCAAAAAGAAGAACTCGACCCAATGATTACTGATAGGCCGGATGCCACAGAATCAGCGAGTACAGTAAAACCAGGTTACATCCAAATTGAAACTGGAGCATATTTAACCAATTTTGAAAAGGATGGGCTAGAAATTGATGCTACCACCTATAATACCACCTTAGTTCGTATAGGGATATTAGACAATCTCGAAATGCGCTTGGGTTGGGATTTTACCGAAGAAGAATACACCTACCAAGGTCAGAAATTAGAGAATATTCTAAGTGGTTTCAGTCCGTTGTTATTCGGAACAAAAATCGGCATTACAAAAGAAAAAAATGGTTGGCCAGAGATTGGTCTTATTGGCCACTTGCAGCTTCCATTTTTAGCTGCCTCAGATTACAGACCCGAGACTACGGGAGTCGATTTTAGATTCGCATTTGCCCATAGCCTTAGTGATAAATCAAGCTTATCTTATAATGCAGGTGTTGAATGGGGAAATGATTCGCCAGAAGCCAATTACGTATATACCATATCCTATGGTTATTCAATAACTGACACTTTTGGATTCTACTTAGAGCTTTACGGCGATCTTCCGGAAGATTCATCTGCCAACCATTTATGGGATGCAGGCCTCACTTATTTAATATCCAATAATGTACAATTAGACGCCACCATTGGCAGCGGAATTACCGAAGGCCAAAAGTTATTATTAAGCGCTGGTGTCAGCTTTAGATTGCCAAAATGA
- a CDS encoding metal-dependent transcriptional regulator, translating to MSVAVENFIKAIYKNEVLEHRDTKPGNIAKQLGISNAAATDMAKKLANKNLLIYEKYQPLRLTNKGNEMALNVVRKHRLWEAFLFNTFDMSLHEIHREAELLEHGTSDFLADKLSDYLGNPDFDPHGDPIPSNDGQIASKENVVPLNNAEEGLSYHISRLLSEDKEFFEFCEDHGLKISNKLKVTKQLQATKMTEIEIENKSLLLNYDFTNLIYVSRDEKRS from the coding sequence ATGTCTGTAGCTGTAGAGAATTTCATAAAGGCCATTTATAAAAATGAGGTGTTGGAGCATAGGGACACCAAGCCCGGCAACATTGCCAAGCAATTAGGTATTTCTAATGCGGCCGCTACCGATATGGCTAAAAAGTTAGCCAACAAAAATCTATTGATTTACGAGAAATATCAACCTCTTAGGCTAACCAACAAAGGCAACGAAATGGCGCTCAATGTGGTAAGAAAACACCGCCTGTGGGAAGCTTTTCTCTTTAACACCTTCGACATGTCTTTGCATGAAATACACCGTGAGGCTGAGTTGTTAGAGCATGGTACTTCCGATTTTCTAGCAGATAAATTAAGTGACTATTTAGGCAATCCAGATTTCGATCCACATGGAGATCCAATCCCTTCTAATGATGGGCAAATCGCTTCCAAAGAAAATGTTGTGCCTTTGAATAACGCGGAGGAAGGCCTTAGCTACCACATTTCACGTCTTTTAAGTGAAGACAAGGAGTTTTTTGAGTTCTGTGAGGATCATGGTCTTAAAATTTCAAATAAACTAAAAGTAACCAAGCAATTACAAGCCACCAAAATGACAGAAATAGAAATTGAGAATAAAAGCCTCTTATTGAATTACGATTTTACCAATTTAATATATGTTTCGAGAGATGAAAAAAGGTCTTAG
- a CDS encoding S9 family peptidase has translation MKFLSLLLLLVALPISAQTEKTPFQPMDVFELEWASDPQISPNGQQVVYRRSGYDVMTDGTSGSLWILNTDGSQHQKLTTRDVNEGSAVWSPKGDRIAFVSSSDEGSEIYVYWVNTRVFARISQLEHSPSNLIWAPDGKSLTFSMFVPKASPVVTKMPKAPKGAKWADDARITDRLYHEADGRGYIPPGNTHLFMIPADGGSPRQLTSGDFDHRSSLSFSPDGNYIYFSSNRVEDAEYRFTNSEVYKVNVRTNEITALTDQDGPDHDVQASPDGKWLAYVSYPEKVQTYQVRHIYVMDTNGNNKKMLSGNLDRSASSLVWSKDSKGIYFNYDDKGNTKVAHIDLTGRVTKLADNMGGTSLGRPYGSGSFSIANDGSFVYTESTPEHPADLVVVSNKGKSTMKITDLNSDLLDYRELGKVEEVWYKSSVDGRDLQGWIVKPPKYDASKKYPLLVENHGGPISNYGDRFTAEIQLYAADGYLVFYPNPRGSTSYGEEFGNLLYHNYPGDDYQDVMDGVDYLIGKNLINPDNMYVTGGSAGGIMTAWIIGKNNRFNAAVVQKPVMNWISKTLTADNYFGYANSRYPGQPWENFETYWKFSPISLVGNIETPTMVMVGMNDLRTPPSEAKQLYHALKLRKIETLLVEIPSASHGIANRPSNLIKKVLHTLAWFNKYNPEKKETK, from the coding sequence ATGAAATTTCTATCCCTTTTACTTCTATTAGTTGCTCTTCCAATTTCGGCTCAAACCGAAAAAACACCCTTTCAGCCTATGGATGTATTTGAGTTGGAATGGGCCAGTGATCCTCAAATTTCTCCAAATGGGCAACAAGTGGTGTATCGCAGAAGTGGTTACGATGTTATGACGGATGGTACTTCTGGCAGTCTATGGATTTTAAATACGGATGGAAGTCAACACCAAAAACTCACTACGAGAGACGTTAATGAGGGTAGTGCAGTTTGGTCTCCCAAAGGAGACAGAATTGCTTTTGTGAGTAGTTCTGATGAGGGCTCAGAAATTTATGTGTATTGGGTGAATACACGAGTGTTTGCGCGAATAAGCCAGTTAGAACATTCACCCTCTAACCTTATTTGGGCACCAGACGGAAAGTCTCTAACATTTAGCATGTTTGTGCCTAAGGCATCACCTGTGGTCACCAAAATGCCTAAGGCTCCAAAAGGAGCAAAATGGGCAGATGATGCCAGAATCACTGATCGTTTATACCACGAGGCTGATGGAAGAGGATATATTCCACCAGGAAATACCCATCTATTTATGATTCCCGCTGATGGAGGTAGTCCTAGACAGTTAACTTCTGGAGATTTCGACCATAGAAGTTCGCTGTCGTTTTCACCAGATGGTAATTATATTTATTTTTCAAGCAATAGGGTAGAGGATGCTGAATATCGCTTTACAAATAGTGAGGTTTATAAAGTAAATGTCCGCACCAATGAAATAACAGCCTTAACAGACCAAGATGGGCCCGATCATGATGTGCAAGCATCACCAGACGGCAAATGGTTAGCCTATGTGTCTTATCCAGAAAAGGTTCAAACCTATCAGGTACGCCATATCTATGTGATGGATACCAATGGCAATAACAAAAAGATGCTTTCTGGGAATTTAGATCGTTCTGCGTCTTCTCTAGTTTGGTCCAAGGACAGTAAAGGGATTTATTTTAACTATGATGATAAAGGGAACACTAAAGTGGCCCATATCGATTTAACAGGTAGGGTTACCAAATTGGCTGACAATATGGGCGGAACTTCCTTGGGTCGTCCGTATGGATCTGGTTCTTTTTCCATAGCAAACGATGGCAGTTTTGTGTATACAGAATCGACGCCCGAGCATCCAGCAGACTTAGTGGTGGTTTCCAATAAAGGCAAATCCACTATGAAGATTACGGATTTAAATTCAGATTTGCTGGATTATCGCGAACTGGGTAAAGTTGAAGAAGTATGGTACAAATCGAGTGTCGATGGTAGAGATCTCCAAGGTTGGATTGTAAAGCCTCCGAAATATGATGCCTCTAAAAAATATCCATTGTTGGTGGAAAATCACGGCGGACCAATCTCTAACTATGGGGACCGCTTCACCGCCGAAATTCAGTTGTATGCAGCAGATGGCTATTTGGTGTTTTATCCAAATCCGCGCGGAAGCACCAGTTACGGGGAAGAATTCGGTAATTTATTGTACCACAATTATCCTGGTGACGACTACCAAGATGTGATGGACGGGGTGGATTATTTAATTGGAAAAAATCTTATAAATCCAGATAATATGTACGTTACAGGAGGTAGTGCTGGAGGTATTATGACTGCTTGGATAATTGGGAAAAATAATCGTTTTAATGCAGCGGTGGTTCAGAAACCGGTGATGAATTGGATCAGCAAAACTCTTACAGCCGATAATTATTTTGGTTATGCAAACTCCCGTTACCCTGGTCAACCTTGGGAAAATTTTGAAACCTATTGGAAGTTTTCACCAATTTCTCTAGTTGGAAATATTGAAACACCTACTATGGTAATGGTAGGAATGAACGATTTACGTACACCACCATCGGAAGCCAAACAGTTATATCATGCCCTTAAGCTGCGAAAGATTGAAACACTTTTAG